GACATGGATGGTGAAGTAGATCACATCGTCTGTATTAATGTGCTGTCCAATATCGATAATTACCATCGCCCATTGGAACGCATGCTGTTATGTGCTCGCAAGACGGTAATCATTCGAGAATCCGTCAAAAAGCAGGCAGAATATTTATATGTTCATGACAAGTATCTTGATCCTGGGAAAAATCTAAAAGTATATGTCAATGCTTATGGCATGCAGGAATTGATGGAGTTCATCGAATCTTATGGATTTAAGGTAAGATATGTGATAGATTGGCATACTAAAGGAAAATCCCAGATGGTCATCGGATACCCACACTATTGGAAATTCTTTGTGGCCGAAAAGGTGAGTCCTGTTGAAGTTGCTTCCTGATATGGTCAATTCCACCATCTCTCTTCAAGTGGAACTGGTTCAACTATGTCGAGAATAGCCGGGATACTTTGTAAGCATTCCCCTGAACAAGGGGCTGGGCTTCTCAAAGCCATGCTGATGTCTCTGTCAAGTGACAAAAACCGGCTGTCCCGCGAGGAGACCGCCGGTCATGCCGTTCTTGGTTGGTGTGGATGGTATCCGGGGCCCAATATTGCCTCGGCAGATAATATTATTGCAGTCATGGACGGCTTTATTTATAACGGAGCAGAGCTTGGAACGAAAAACACTGACGCGTTGTTATTAATTTCATTATATACCCGTTTTGGGTTTGCCGGTGCATTGCGAAAAATTAACGGTGACTTCGCGGCAGCTCTCTATGATCCTGCCATTGATACCCTTTGGGTGGCCCGTGACCGGTTTGGGGTCAAGCCCCTGTACTACGTGTCTACCCCCTTACATTTTGCTTTTGCATCGCAACCGCGTCCCTTGTTGGCCTTGCCCAACATCGTCGGGGAAATCAACCGGAAATTCGTCTCCCTTTTCGCAGCGTCCCATTATCGCTATTTTGATAATCAGCCTGAGCAATCCCCTTACACCGAAATTGCTCAATTACCCGCGGCCCATTTCCTCCAAGTTACTAAATACCAAGTAAAGAAAACCGTATACTGGTCGCTGGCAGACCTGCCTGATCTTACAGAATCCAAGGCTGCTTTGGCGGAACAATATCGAGCTTTACTGACAGATGCGGTCGCTTTACGGCTGAGAGCTGCTAAAAAACCAGGGTTCACCCTGTCAGGCGGGATGGATTCTTCCTCCATTCTTTCCGCAGCAGTATATGCAACCAACCGGAAACAGCACGTTTTTTCCACGGTTTATGAAGACAAGACCTTTGACGAATCAGAAGATATCCAGCCGATGTTAGCTACCAAGGCAGAAAATTGGCATCCGGTGATGGTAGACAAGCCGGACACCTTCGACTTGATCCAGAAAATGGTCCAGGTTCACGACGAACCCGTGGCCACCGCCACTTGGCTTTCACACTTTCTGCTATGCGAGCAGGCCCATAAGCATGGTTTTCAGTCCCTATTTGGAGGCTTGGGCGGGGATGAATTGAACGCCGGAGAATATGAGTACTTTTTTTTCCATTTTGCCGACCTGCGTTTAGCTGGTCGTGAAGATGAGCTGCAGAACGAAATCCGCATGTGGGTCCAATATCATGACCATCCAATATTTCGGAAAAACCGGGCTGTAGCTGAAGATGCCCTGGCGCGCCTCGTTGATCTTTCGCACCCCTGGCGGTGTCTTCCTGACCGCCGCCGCCTTAACAAATATATCCGGGCCCTGAATCCTGATTATTTCACACTCAACGACTTTGAACCGGTAATGGATCATCCGTTCAAGAGTTACCTCAAAAACCGTGCTTATCAGGACCTCTTTCGGGAAACCATCCCGTGCTGTCTCCGGGCTGAGGACCGCCAGACAATCGCCTTTGAACTCGATAACTTCTTGCCGTTTTTGGACCATCGCCTCGTCGAATTCATGTTCATGATCCCAGGCAAGTTTAAGATTTGTAACGGGGTTACCAAAATCTTGCTCCGTGAAGCAATGCGTGGGATGTTGCCCGAAGAAACGAGAAGACGGGTTAAGAAGACCGGATGGAATGCACCTAGTCATATATGGTTTTCAGGTCGCGGCAAAGACCAACTCATAGATTTGATTCATTCCCGATCATTTCGGGAGCACGGGGTCTATAATCTTCATGAAGTAACCAACATTATTAATGAACACGACCTCATCGTAACCTCCGGTAAATCTGCCGAAAATCATATGATGTTTTTGTGGCAACTGGTTAATTTGGAATTATGGTTGGCGCAGGTCAAAAGATGGAGCCAACGGAACGATGATTTTTCCCAATCTCCTAACTTCTTGCTATCCAAACCGTAATAACGATAAAGAACAAACTTAGGAGATACCATGAGAATATTATTAATTAATATCGCGTTACGCCCTCCACCGTCGCGTGTATATCCCCCCATAGGCTTAGGCTACATTGCTTCTGCCATGAAGCGAGCTGGTTTCTCATTCGATTTGCTGGATTTGGACATCCAGCCCAAGGCTCCCGAAGAAGTCGAAAATTTTCTTCGCACTAACCGTTATGATGTGGTGGCCATGGGCTGCATCGTCACTGGGTACAAATTTGTCAAATGGCTTTCCCGTATTGTTAAAGAGAATTATCCGGAATCCACAATAGTGGTGGGAAATTCTGTGGCTTCATCCATACCGGTTTTATTATTGCAGAAAACCGGAGTTGATATCGCCGTACTGGGTGAAGGGGATGAAACTATTGTAGAATTACTAAAAACAATTGAGGACAAGAGGGAATTGGGCGGAGTCCGGGGAATTGCTTATAAGATAGATGGTGAAGTTAAAATCACTCCTCACCGCCCGATTATCCCGGATATAAATGTCATTCCCATTCCAGACTGGGATTTATTTGATATCGAAGCTTACATCGAAAATCAGTCGAAGGCCCTGGATGAGCCTTTACCGCCAATCCCCCGGGATCAGCTCAGGTCTTTTGTCATCAACACCGCCAGGGGTTGCTTGCATAACTGCACTTTTTGCTATCACGTATTCCAAGGGGAGAAATACCGCTGGCGGTCAGTGGAGTCTATAATCGGGGAATTGGAATATCATAACAACCGTTATGATATTAACCATTTTTATTTTCATGATGAACTCTCTTTCTTTTCCGTGAAACAGGCAGAAGAATTTGCCAATGCCATGCTTGCCAAGAGACTCAAAATTTACTGGGCCGCCAGTTGTCGCAGCGGCCTGTTTACCAAAGAAGAACATCTTGAGGTGGCCAAGAAACTGAAAGAAGTTGGTGGCTTAGCCTTAAGCTTCTCCTTGGAGTCGACCTCCCCCGAAATACTTCAACGGATGCATAAAAATGTGGGTCCCCTCGAATTTTCTCAACAAGTGAAAATTTGTAAGCGCGCCGGTCTGGCGGTCCATACCAGCTTAGTAATAGGCTATCCCGAAGAAACTCCAGAAACTATCAAGGCCACTATTGATTGTTGCATTGACAATGGAGTTTACCCCAGCATCGGATATTTGTTACCCCAACCCGGAACCCCCATGTACGATTATGCCCGGCAACATAAGTATATTCAGGATGAAGAGGAGTATTTGTTAAGCATGGGCGACCGGCAAGATCTACACGTGAACATGACCAAGATTCCGGATCAAGAACTAGAAGCGATAGTAAAAGATGAAATGGCCCGTGCAAACCGCGCCTTGGGGATGGATTTGCAACCGGATAGCTTGATCAAAACTAGTTTTTATCGAACCAAGTCCAAGCCTGAAGAATGATTTTTCTGGTAGGGCTGAGATAGGGGAGCATTACAGTGGGTTCGAAGGATTTAAGCGTGGACACGATAAATGGCCAGTTAACCTGCTGTATGAAGAATTAATCAAGACCGTGGACAGCAATATCTAGCCCGAAAAAATAATTACTCGGATAAACAGCCTACAACTAATTGAATTTAAAAGATTCTTAGCTGAGATCAGAATGACAATTATTTGGCTTAATGGGTTCTGCAATGACTTGTAACAGTTTCCGTCATTTTCGGTGCATCGAATTCGGCATTGATGAATAAATTGACCGAGAACAATCAGCCTACCTATTTCCTGGCGACAACCGCCCTCGAAGAGTTCTGGGACACGTCAAAGCCGCTTTTGTTTCTCGGAGAATGGTGCAGACGCTACAATCGCAAATCTTTTTGGGAACCGCTCATTGGAGAAGTACTGGTCAACCCATGGCATGACAGACAACAACTCCATAAGGCTTATCATTATGTCGCTGATGTATACGAGCGACTATTGCCGGTTTTAGGAGAGGCCCTCAATTCCACCCACAAGGTTAATCATAGTAAACGCTATTGGCGAATAATTCTCGGCCCCTGGCTGCTGTTCTACCTTCCGGTTATCTATGACAGATACATGTGCTTGCGCACCGCGTTAGACGATTATCCTGTTGTTACATCGACCGTGTTGGGAGAGGAAGCGTGGGTAACCCCGTGCGATACGCTGGAATTTGTGCAATTGATCAAGAAAGACCCCTATAATCTGCAACTGTATAGTCGAATACTAAAACTATTAGGATACGATTTTCCACAAAAAACATTTTCTGTGGTGGCCACACCATTTTCCCTCTCTGAAAGGAATTCGCCGTGGGGGAAAAACCGTTTGAGAAAATTCTTGGTCACAAAACTGGCTGTATTAAGCAAGAGATGCAGGGCAAACCATTCGATTATTTTTAGGGATTCATATTTTTCTCGACGCGTAGAATTACAGCTAATCATAAAAACCTTTGGCAGAATATGGCCGGTATTTGAAGACCTTACGCAAATACCCCATTTAAAACCGAACACGACTGCAAGATTGAGCCTGCAGAATGTCTTGCCGGCAGAAAATGACTTTGAAAGGTTGTTGAATCAAATGCTTCCGTTAGATGTCCCTCAGAGTCTTATGGAGGGATTCGATGGACTCCAGAATGAAGCGGAGCGCATCTATCCGTCGATGCCCAAAGCAATATTTTGCTCCGGAGCCTGGTACTTCGACGAAGCTTTTAAACACTGGGCGGCGGTTTCAACGGAAACCGGAACCCAGCTCCTCGGCGCACAGCACGGAGGTAACTATGGCGTCTTGGCGTACCACCCGGGAGAAGATCATGAAATTACTATCACTGACCGATATTTTTCCGGGGGATGGGAGCGCTCTGATCATCGCGCCAAGGTGACCCCCTGGTTCGTGACCAAGCTGGCGGGAAGAAAGCAACTGGGCGCCGATAGCAAGAAAGCAGGGATTCTTTTCGTGGCCACAGCTGACCCGCGATATCTGTTACAAATTCCCCATACTCCATGCCGATTTAGTCGTTACCTTCTCTGGCAATCACGCTTTTTAGCATCGCTTAATTTGCGATTGCTTCCAAAAATTCGAGTTCGGTTTTTTGCGGAAGATTTCGGTTGGGATATCGCCCAGCGCTGGCGGACCTCATACCCGGAAATAAGGGTTGAGACCTGGGATACCCCTTTTATACGAAGTCTTGAGAATTGCCGCCTCTATGTATGTGATCACATAGGAACCACTTTCCAGGAAGCACTTTCAGCAGACAAACCTACAATTTTATTCTGGGATCCTGCAATCAACGAAATGAGGCCGGAAGCGCAACCATATTATGATCGATTGCGTGCTGCAGGGATACTGTACGACACCCCGGAAGCCGCTACCGATGGAGTGAATGTCGTCTATGATAATGTCGTAGCTTGGTGGAACGATCCGGCGCGGCAGGAGGCCCGTCGGATATTCTGCAACCGCTTTGCCCGAACATCATCGGATGCAGTGAACGAGTGGGCAGAAGAATTTATACGCATATCAAAAGAGGGGATTATAACTCGCTAATCACAGACACAACCGTATGATAAATTCATACGTCCCTAGTAATTGTATTGCATCGGCTATGGGGAACGTAGGGGCTGATTTAAAACAGGGCATCTAGCAAGGCAACTTATTTTATGTTCCGATTAGTATATTTTGTAAAGACAATGATCTAATGCAGAAATCATATACTTTCAATTACCTGAAAATATACTTCTGGCAAGGTATTGCAATTGTACTGAATCTTCTCTCCATGTTTATCGTCATACCCCGCCTGGCTGA
This window of the Desulfobaccales bacterium genome carries:
- a CDS encoding radical SAM protein, whose protein sequence is MRILLINIALRPPPSRVYPPIGLGYIASAMKRAGFSFDLLDLDIQPKAPEEVENFLRTNRYDVVAMGCIVTGYKFVKWLSRIVKENYPESTIVVGNSVASSIPVLLLQKTGVDIAVLGEGDETIVELLKTIEDKRELGGVRGIAYKIDGEVKITPHRPIIPDINVIPIPDWDLFDIEAYIENQSKALDEPLPPIPRDQLRSFVINTARGCLHNCTFCYHVFQGEKYRWRSVESIIGELEYHNNRYDINHFYFHDELSFFSVKQAEEFANAMLAKRLKIYWAASCRSGLFTKEEHLEVAKKLKEVGGLALSFSLESTSPEILQRMHKNVGPLEFSQQVKICKRAGLAVHTSLVIGYPEETPETIKATIDCCIDNGVYPSIGYLLPQPGTPMYDYARQHKYIQDEEEYLLSMGDRQDLHVNMTKIPDQELEAIVKDEMARANRALGMDLQPDSLIKTSFYRTKSKPEE
- a CDS encoding class I SAM-dependent methyltransferase → MIKGDGWIKYCIWEHSTQVKELYARRCRLEEPEMDCSSQAVELLAPYVTPGDILLDVGCGSGYFFHSLKKRQILVEYFGIDSASSLIDIGRNCLASYGLPPENLQVMRIEDMDGEVDHIVCINVLSNIDNYHRPLERMLLCARKTVIIRESVKKQAEYLYVHDKYLDPGKNLKVYVNAYGMQELMEFIESYGFKVRYVIDWHTKGKSQMVIGYPHYWKFFVAEKVSPVEVAS
- a CDS encoding LIC12162 family protein, with product MNKLTENNQPTYFLATTALEEFWDTSKPLLFLGEWCRRYNRKSFWEPLIGEVLVNPWHDRQQLHKAYHYVADVYERLLPVLGEALNSTHKVNHSKRYWRIILGPWLLFYLPVIYDRYMCLRTALDDYPVVTSTVLGEEAWVTPCDTLEFVQLIKKDPYNLQLYSRILKLLGYDFPQKTFSVVATPFSLSERNSPWGKNRLRKFLVTKLAVLSKRCRANHSIIFRDSYFSRRVELQLIIKTFGRIWPVFEDLTQIPHLKPNTTARLSLQNVLPAENDFERLLNQMLPLDVPQSLMEGFDGLQNEAERIYPSMPKAIFCSGAWYFDEAFKHWAAVSTETGTQLLGAQHGGNYGVLAYHPGEDHEITITDRYFSGGWERSDHRAKVTPWFVTKLAGRKQLGADSKKAGILFVATADPRYLLQIPHTPCRFSRYLLWQSRFLASLNLRLLPKIRVRFFAEDFGWDIAQRWRTSYPEIRVETWDTPFIRSLENCRLYVCDHIGTTFQEALSADKPTILFWDPAINEMRPEAQPYYDRLRAAGILYDTPEAATDGVNVVYDNVVAWWNDPARQEARRIFCNRFARTSSDAVNEWAEEFIRISKEGIITR
- a CDS encoding asparagine synthase-related protein; its protein translation is MSRIAGILCKHSPEQGAGLLKAMLMSLSSDKNRLSREETAGHAVLGWCGWYPGPNIASADNIIAVMDGFIYNGAELGTKNTDALLLISLYTRFGFAGALRKINGDFAAALYDPAIDTLWVARDRFGVKPLYYVSTPLHFAFASQPRPLLALPNIVGEINRKFVSLFAASHYRYFDNQPEQSPYTEIAQLPAAHFLQVTKYQVKKTVYWSLADLPDLTESKAALAEQYRALLTDAVALRLRAAKKPGFTLSGGMDSSSILSAAVYATNRKQHVFSTVYEDKTFDESEDIQPMLATKAENWHPVMVDKPDTFDLIQKMVQVHDEPVATATWLSHFLLCEQAHKHGFQSLFGGLGGDELNAGEYEYFFFHFADLRLAGREDELQNEIRMWVQYHDHPIFRKNRAVAEDALARLVDLSHPWRCLPDRRRLNKYIRALNPDYFTLNDFEPVMDHPFKSYLKNRAYQDLFRETIPCCLRAEDRQTIAFELDNFLPFLDHRLVEFMFMIPGKFKICNGVTKILLREAMRGMLPEETRRRVKKTGWNAPSHIWFSGRGKDQLIDLIHSRSFREHGVYNLHEVTNIINEHDLIVTSGKSAENHMMFLWQLVNLELWLAQVKRWSQRNDDFSQSPNFLLSKP